The genomic interval GGTGCCATGTGGTGGTGCGGAGGGGTGTCGGCCCCCTTGCTCCGCCCCGCCTCGTCGCGCATGCCGGCCGGCTTCCGGAGCTCTGCGGGCTGGAAGACTTCCTGGTGGGTTGCGCCAACTCAGCGTACTGAACGGTGCGTTTGCGTGTCTTTTCCGACCAAAAGGGATTTTCTACAGTCTAATCTGATGTGTCAGACCCTTGAGGGCCGGGCCTCATTCGTCCGAAGCCTGATCTGTCTGGGCCCTCGTCGACGGGGTCCCAGGAAGTCCCTGGGGAAACCCCTGAGAAGGGGGCGCAAATGAGGTGTCATCGTCGGAGGTCTCCGCGCCGGTACGGCCGGAATGTGCATCAGGCGGCTCGACTGTGGGCTTCTCTCGCCACAGGCGTGTACTGGGCCCTCCGCCTGGTGCGCGAGCTCTGCATCGACCGGTAGCGGCAACTTCTGCCTCATGCGCAGAGGTTGACGCCATGACGGCCGGCCCGTGTCGCGGGCAGCGACCGAGCCGTCCACTCGGGGTGCGGCCGGCATGGACGGGTGCGAGACGGAAGCCGCCCGCCATGGCGCCCGACCTGGAAGGGCCACGCGAAAACGCCCCTCCCGGCAGGGAGGGGCGTGCGGTGCGGAGCGAGCGCCCCCGGCAGGACTCGAACCTGCGGCCAAGCGCTTAGAAGGCGCCTGCTCTATCCACTGAGCTACGGGGGCCGGTACGTGCGGCGGTCGCGGACGGCTGAAGCCCCGGGCTCGGTGGTGCCGTGACCTTGCCGGGGACAAGGATAGGGCTCCGCTCACCTCGTCCCGGTTGCTTCACCTCCGTGCCACGATGTGGAGGTTTGGTGAAGCGGTCCTGATAATCGCAGGCAGGTACGAATCTTGCATCGTTTTTTACGCATCAGGCGACGGGTGTTGTGTACTCGTTATGCCTGAGCAACATTCGCCACGCCTCGCGCGCCACGGGGCATACGCTTCAAAATCACCACAGAATTGGGCATTCTGCACCTGTGGCGACCTTGGACGTACGGCCCCGGCTGCTCGACGCGCTGACCGCACTGCGTGATCGTGTCGAAGCCGCGCGCTTCCCGCTCCCCCTTCCCGGCGCCGCCCGCGCCCGGCGAAACCGCGCCGAACTCCTGGCGCAACTCGATGACTACTTGGTGCCCCGGTTGTGCGCCCCCGAAGCCCCACTGCTCGCGGTGGTCGGGGGCTCCACCGGAGCCGGCAAGTCCACCTTGGTGAACTCCCTGGTGGGCCGGCGGGTCACTGAGGCGGGGGTCCTACGGCCGACGACCCGTACGCCAGTGCTGGTCTGCCACCCCGACGACCACCACTGGTTCGCCGGCACCCGGGTGCTGCCCGAGCTCCGCAGGGTCTGGGTGCCCGTCCAGGAGACGGTCCCCGAGCCGCACGCGGCCGGGGAGGCCGACGGCGGTGAGGGGAACGGCCTCGACACGGACCTCGACGCGGACACGGACGACGCGGGCGGCGAACTCCCCGCGCTGCGCATCGAGACCGACCGCACCCTCCCGCGCGGACTCGCCCTCCTCGACGCCCCCGACGTCGACTCCCTCGTCGCGCGCAACCGCGAGCTCGCGGCCGAGCTGATCTGCGCCGCCGACATCTGGGTACTCGTCACCACCGCCACCCGGTACGCCGATGCGGTGCCCTGGCACCTGCTGCGCACCGCCAAGGAGTACGACGTCACCCTCGTCACCGTCCTCGACCGGGTCCCGCACCAGGTCGCCCTGGAGGTGTCCCGGCACTACGCGGCGCTGCTCGCGGCCGCGGGCCTCGACGACGTGCCGAGCTTCACCATCCCCGAACTCCCCGAGTCCGCGGGCGGCGGCAGCGGACTGCTGCCCGCCACCGCCGTCGCGGGGCTGCGCGCCTGGCTCGACCAGCGCGCCCAGGACCCCGCAGCCCGCACCGTCGCCTCCGCCCGTACGGTCGCCGGGCTCCTCGCCTCGCTCCGCTCCCGCCTGCCCGCCCTGGCCGCCGCCGCGGCGATGCAGCACGCCGCCTCCGTAAGGCTGCTCCAGCGCGTCGAGGACGCGTACGGGCGCGCCTCCGACCGCGTGGGGCGGGAGATCACCGCGGGCGAGGTGCTGGCCGGCGACGCCCTCACCCACTGGCGCGGCCACCCGCACGACAGCACCGCGGACGAGCTGCTCACCGCGCTCACCGGCTCCCTCGCGGCCCTGCTGAGCTGCGCGGTCGCCGCCGCCGACGAGGACATCGCGACCTGCTCCGCCGGGGACCCGGCCGCCGGGACCGTGCTCGCCCCGCGCGACCCGGACGGCGCCGCCGGCCGGATCGGCGTGGCCGTACGGCGCTGGCGGCGCTGCCTGGAGGAGATCGCGGAGGAGGAGGTGCGGGCGGCCGAGCGGGGCGCGGGCGTCGACCCCGACCGGATCGGCGCGCTGCTCGCCGTCTCCCTCCTCGGCGGCCGCCGGGCCCGCGGCGAGGCCGGCGAGGGCCTCGCCGAAGCCCTCGGCGCCCAGGGCGTCCTGCGGCTCCGCGACCGCGGCCGACGGCTCCTCGCCGACTGCGTCGAGCACGTCCTCGACGCCG from Streptomyces albireticuli carries:
- a CDS encoding dynamin family protein codes for the protein MDVRPRLLDALTALRDRVEAARFPLPLPGAARARRNRAELLAQLDDYLVPRLCAPEAPLLAVVGGSTGAGKSTLVNSLVGRRVTEAGVLRPTTRTPVLVCHPDDHHWFAGTRVLPELRRVWVPVQETVPEPHAAGEADGGEGNGLDTDLDADTDDAGGELPALRIETDRTLPRGLALLDAPDVDSLVARNRELAAELICAADIWVLVTTATRYADAVPWHLLRTAKEYDVTLVTVLDRVPHQVALEVSRHYAALLAAAGLDDVPSFTIPELPESAGGGSGLLPATAVAGLRAWLDQRAQDPAARTVASARTVAGLLASLRSRLPALAAAAAMQHAASVRLLQRVEDAYGRASDRVGREITAGEVLAGDALTHWRGHPHDSTADELLTALTGSLAALLSCAVAAADEDIATCSAGDPAAGTVLAPRDPDGAAGRIGVAVRRWRRCLEEIAEEEVRAAERGAGVDPDRIGALLAVSLLGGRRARGEAGEGLAEALGAQGVLRLRDRGRRLLADCVEHVLDAERDRRAAPLEAFDVTPDHQVDLIAALSVFQRER